The genomic interval CATGGCAAACGTCTGGATCAGCACGCGCCTCGTGTCCTCCATGGGGATCACGTCGTCGATGTAGCCCTTGCTGGCGGCCACGTAGGGGTTGTCGAAGGCGTCCTTGTACTCCGCGATCTTCTGCGCGCGGGTCGCGTCGGGGTTCTCGCTGCCCGCAATTTCGCGTCGGTACACGATGTTCGCCGCGCCCTCGGCGCCCATGACGGCCACGGCGGCAGTCGGCCACGCATACACCACGTCGGCGCCCATGTCGCGGCTGTTCATGGCGAGGTACGCGCCGCCGTAGCTCTTGCGGGTGATCAGGGTGACCTTGGGGACGGTCGCCTCGGCGTACGCGTAGAGCATCTTCGCGCCGTGCCGGATGATCCCGGCGTGCTCCTGCGCGACGCCCGGCAGGAAGCCCGTCACGTCCACCAGCGTCAGGATCGGGATGTTGTAGCAGTCGCAGGTGCGGATGAACCGCGCGGCCTTGTCGGACGCGTCGATGTTCAGCGTGCCCGCCATGACGCGCGGGTTGTTCGCCACGATGCCCACCGACTCGCCGTTCAGGCGCGCGAAGCCCACCACGATGTTCTTCGCCCAGTTCGGCTGGATTTCCAGGAAGGTGCCGTCGTCCACCAGTTCGTGGATCACGTCGTGCATGGCGTACGGTTTGCGCTGGTCCGGCACGACGATGTCCAGCAGTTTCTCGTTCGTGCGGTCGGCCGGGTCACTGCTCGGCTGGCTGGGAGCCTTCTCGCGGGCGTTCTGCGGCAGGTAGCTCAGCAGGTCGCGCACGCCCGCCAGGACCGCCTCGTCACCGTCGTACTCCAGGTGCGCCACGCCGCTCTTGCGGGTGTGCACGTCCGCGCCGCCCAGCGAGTCGAAGGTCACGTCCTCACGCGTCACGGACTTGATCACCTCGGGACCCGTGATGAACATGTAACTGCTCCCGCCACTCATCAGGATGAAGTCCGTCAGGGCCGGCGAGTACACCGCGCCGCCCGCGCAGGGACCCAGGATCGCGCTGATCTGCGGCACC from Deinococcus seoulensis carries:
- a CDS encoding acyl-CoA carboxylase subunit beta; its protein translation is MTNPGVELQELIAAMEQRRTRVEQGGGPERLKKQRDGGKLTARERIDVLLDPGSFLEMGTFVEHRGGRLMQGVDAPGEGVVTGRGTIHGRQVFVFSQDFTVLGGSLGKMNAAKVTKIMDMAARTGCPVIGLNDSAGARIQEGVDSLSGYGEIFYRNAIYSGAVPQISAILGPCAGGAVYSPALTDFILMSGGSSYMFITGPEVIKSVTREDVTFDSLGGADVHTRKSGVAHLEYDGDEAVLAGVRDLLSYLPQNAREKAPSQPSSDPADRTNEKLLDIVVPDQRKPYAMHDVIHELVDDGTFLEIQPNWAKNIVVGFARLNGESVGIVANNPRVMAGTLNIDASDKAARFIRTCDCYNIPILTLVDVTGFLPGVAQEHAGIIRHGAKMLYAYAEATVPKVTLITRKSYGGAYLAMNSRDMGADVVYAWPTAAVAVMGAEGAANIVYRREIAGSENPDATRAQKIAEYKDAFDNPYVAASKGYIDDVIPMEDTRRVLIQTFAMLRDKEEARPYKKHGNIPL